From Pseudoalteromonas viridis, the proteins below share one genomic window:
- the glnA gene encoding glutamate--ammonia ligase — MSQSVLDLIKEHDVKFVDLRFTDTKGKEQHVSIPHHQADEDFFEDGKMFDGSSIAGWKGINESDMVLMPDASTAKLDPFSEETTLIVRCDVLEPSTMQGYERDPRSVAKRAEDYMRSTGIADTVLFGPEPEFFLFDDVKFKTDMSGSMYKIDAQEASWNSDKSYEEGNMGHRPGVKGGYFPVAPVDSSGDWRSATCLVLEEMGQVVEAHHHEVATAGQNEIATRFNTMVIKADEIQEMKYVIHNMAHLYGKTATFMPKPVVGDNGSGMHCHQSLGKDGKNIFAGDKYGGLSEDALYYIGGIIKHAKAINAFANASTNSYKRLVPGFEAPVMLAYSARNRSASIRIPVVPSEKARRIEVRFPDPTANPYLAFSAMLMAGLDGIKNKIHPGDAMDKDLYDLPAEEAAEIPTVASSLQEALDSLDADREFLTQGGVFTDDLIDAYIALKSQEVEKLNMTTHPVEFEMYYSV; from the coding sequence ATGTCACAATCGGTTTTAGATTTAATTAAAGAACATGACGTTAAATTCGTTGATTTACGTTTCACGGATACCAAAGGTAAAGAACAACACGTTTCTATTCCTCATCACCAGGCCGATGAAGACTTCTTTGAAGACGGCAAGATGTTCGACGGCTCGTCTATCGCAGGCTGGAAAGGCATTAACGAATCAGACATGGTCCTGATGCCAGATGCCTCTACCGCTAAACTGGACCCTTTCTCAGAAGAAACCACACTGATCGTACGTTGTGACGTACTTGAGCCGTCAACCATGCAAGGTTACGAGCGTGACCCGCGTTCTGTTGCTAAGCGTGCAGAAGACTACATGCGCTCTACCGGTATTGCTGACACCGTATTGTTCGGTCCAGAGCCTGAGTTCTTCCTGTTTGACGACGTAAAATTCAAAACAGACATGTCTGGCTCCATGTACAAAATTGACGCTCAGGAAGCGAGCTGGAACTCAGATAAAAGCTACGAAGAAGGCAACATGGGCCACCGTCCAGGCGTAAAAGGCGGTTACTTCCCGGTTGCACCGGTTGATTCATCTGGTGACTGGCGTAGTGCGACCTGTCTGGTTCTGGAAGAAATGGGTCAGGTTGTTGAAGCACACCACCACGAAGTAGCCACTGCCGGTCAGAACGAGATTGCAACACGCTTTAATACTATGGTGATCAAGGCTGACGAAATTCAGGAAATGAAATACGTTATCCACAACATGGCGCACCTGTACGGTAAAACAGCGACCTTTATGCCTAAACCAGTTGTTGGTGACAACGGTTCTGGTATGCACTGTCACCAGTCACTGGGTAAAGATGGCAAAAACATCTTCGCTGGCGACAAGTACGGCGGTCTGTCTGAAGACGCGCTTTACTACATCGGTGGTATCATCAAGCACGCTAAAGCTATCAACGCATTTGCAAACGCTTCTACCAACTCGTACAAGCGCCTGGTACCTGGCTTCGAAGCACCTGTTATGCTGGCTTACTCGGCACGTAACCGTTCAGCGTCTATTCGTATCCCGGTTGTACCGTCTGAAAAAGCACGTCGTATTGAAGTACGCTTCCCGGATCCGACTGCGAACCCGTACCTGGCGTTCTCTGCCATGCTGATGGCTGGCCTTGACGGAATCAAAAACAAGATCCACCCAGGCGATGCGATGGATAAAGATCTGTATGACCTGCCAGCGGAAGAAGCGGCAGAGATCCCGACCGTTGCCTCATCACTGCAAGAAGCGCTGGATTCTCTGGACGCAGATCGCGAATTCCTGACTCAGGGCGGTGTATTCACTGATGACCTGATCGATGCATACATCGCATTGAAATCTCAGGAAGTTGAGAAGCTGAACATGACAACTCACCCGGTTGAGTTCGAAATGTACTACAGCGTATAA
- the typA gene encoding translational GTPase TypA: MSIEKLRNIAIIAHVDHGKTTLVDKLLEQSGTLETRGGNEERVMDSNDIEKERGITILAKNTAIEWNDYHINIVDTPGHADFGGEVERVLSMVDSVLLLVDAQEGPMPQTRFVTQKAFALGLKPIVVINKIDKPGARPDWVMDQVFDLFDNLGATDEQLDFQVIYASAINGWATLDLDEPSDNMQPMFEAIVEQVDQPDADPAGDFQMQISQLDYNSYIGVIGVGRIKRGTVKVNQQVTIVGADGSTRNGKVGQVLTYLGLDRHEAQEAQAGDIIAITGLGELKISDTVCDVNAVEALPALSVDEPTVTMTFSVNTSPFSGQEGKFVTSRNILERLQAELVHNVALRVEETDNPDSFRVSGRGELHLGILIENMRREGYELAVSRPEVILREVDGQLEEPYETVTVDVQEEHQGAIMEQLGLRKAEMTDMAPDGKGRIRMDFIMPSRGLIGFQTDFMTLTSGSGLMYHTFDHYGPHKGGNIGQRKNGVLIANAAGKALTNALFNLQDRGKLFIGHGVEVYEGMIIGIHARDNDLTVNALKGKQLTNVRASGTDEAQNLVPPIIMTLEQALEFIDDDELVEVTPESIRIRKKLLTESERKRASRQAK; the protein is encoded by the coding sequence ATGAGCATTGAAAAGTTAAGAAATATCGCGATCATCGCGCACGTTGACCATGGTAAAACTACCCTAGTCGATAAGCTGCTAGAACAATCTGGCACATTAGAGACACGCGGTGGCAACGAAGAGCGTGTCATGGACTCGAATGATATTGAAAAAGAGCGTGGCATCACCATCCTGGCGAAAAACACCGCCATCGAATGGAACGATTACCACATCAATATCGTAGACACCCCGGGACACGCCGACTTTGGTGGTGAGGTAGAGCGTGTACTTTCAATGGTTGACTCAGTATTGCTACTGGTTGATGCCCAAGAAGGTCCAATGCCGCAAACGCGTTTCGTAACGCAAAAAGCATTCGCGCTGGGTCTGAAGCCTATCGTTGTTATCAACAAGATTGACAAGCCAGGTGCACGTCCTGATTGGGTTATGGATCAGGTATTTGACCTGTTCGACAACCTGGGCGCGACTGACGAGCAGCTTGACTTCCAGGTTATCTACGCATCTGCTATCAATGGGTGGGCGACGCTGGACCTGGACGAGCCGTCAGACAACATGCAGCCAATGTTCGAAGCCATTGTTGAGCAAGTTGACCAGCCGGATGCAGATCCAGCAGGTGACTTCCAGATGCAGATCTCTCAGCTGGACTACAACTCTTACATCGGTGTAATCGGTGTAGGCCGTATCAAGCGTGGTACAGTGAAAGTCAACCAGCAAGTTACTATCGTTGGTGCCGATGGCTCAACACGTAACGGTAAAGTAGGTCAGGTTCTGACTTATCTGGGCCTTGACCGTCATGAAGCACAAGAAGCACAGGCTGGCGACATCATCGCTATCACAGGTCTGGGCGAGCTGAAAATCTCTGACACTGTGTGTGACGTCAATGCCGTTGAAGCCCTGCCGGCGCTGTCTGTTGACGAGCCTACAGTAACCATGACGTTCTCTGTAAACACGTCTCCGTTCTCTGGTCAGGAAGGTAAATTCGTTACTTCACGTAACATCCTAGAGCGTCTTCAGGCTGAACTGGTACACAACGTGGCACTGCGCGTTGAAGAAACCGACAACCCGGACAGCTTCCGCGTATCTGGCCGTGGTGAACTGCACTTAGGCATCCTGATTGAAAACATGCGCCGTGAAGGCTACGAGCTGGCGGTATCTCGTCCAGAAGTAATTCTGCGCGAAGTAGACGGTCAGTTGGAAGAACCGTATGAAACGGTGACTGTTGACGTACAGGAAGAGCACCAGGGCGCTATCATGGAGCAACTGGGCCTTCGTAAAGCAGAAATGACTGACATGGCACCAGATGGTAAAGGCCGTATCCGTATGGACTTCATCATGCCTTCTCGTGGTCTGATCGGCTTCCAGACTGATTTCATGACACTGACTTCTGGTTCTGGTCTGATGTACCACACGTTCGATCACTACGGCCCGCACAAAGGCGGTAACATTGGTCAACGTAAGAACGGTGTACTGATCGCAAACGCAGCGGGTAAAGCGCTAACCAACGCCCTGTTCAACCTGCAAGACCGTGGTAAGCTGTTCATCGGTCACGGTGTTGAAGTATACGAAGGTATGATCATCGGTATTCACGCACGTGATAACGACCTGACTGTTAACGCCCTGAAAGGTAAGCAGCTGACCAACGTACGTGCATCGGGTACTGACGAAGCACAGAACCTGGTTCCGCCTATCATCATGACACTTGAGCAAGCGCTTGAGTTTATCGATGATGACGAGCTGGTAGAAGTCACACCAGAAAGCATCCGTATTCGTAAGAAGCTACTGACTGAAAGTGAGCGTAAGCGCGCAAGCCGTCAGGCCAAGTAA